From a region of the Stenotrophomonas sp. BIO128-Bstrain genome:
- a CDS encoding efflux RND transporter periplasmic adaptor subunit, protein MTSNSSPQRFTRRLAMAGVSILAAAVLTACSGSHAEEAGMPPPPSVSAAPVLVKQVSQWDDFSGRVEAVESVELRPRVSGYIDKVNYVEGQEVKKGDVLFTIDARSYRAELDRATAELNRARTQAQVSRSEADRARRLSDQQAISTETWEQRRAVSEQALAQVQAAQAAVDAARLNMEFTQVRAPINGRAGRAMVTAGNLVTAGDSASVLTTLVSLDKVHVYFDADEGTFLRYAQMARKGERPSERDSELPVKVGLSGENGFPHEGKVDFLDNQVTRSTGTIRVRALLDNADRAFTPGLFARVQLLGSGQFQAMLIDEKAVLTDQDRKFVYVVDKDNKAQRRDIELGRNADGLRIVEQGLKAGDRVIIDGVQKVFMPGMPVQAKAVAMQPVVAPVAAPAVAKN, encoded by the coding sequence ATGACTTCCAACTCCTCCCCGCAACGTTTCACCCGACGGCTGGCCATGGCCGGCGTTTCGATCCTTGCCGCCGCGGTGCTGACTGCCTGCAGTGGCAGTCATGCTGAAGAAGCGGGCATGCCGCCGCCGCCGTCGGTCAGTGCCGCGCCGGTGCTGGTCAAGCAGGTCAGCCAGTGGGACGACTTCAGTGGCCGCGTCGAAGCGGTCGAAAGCGTTGAGCTGCGTCCGCGCGTCTCCGGCTACATCGACAAGGTCAACTATGTCGAAGGCCAGGAGGTCAAGAAGGGCGATGTGCTGTTCACCATCGACGCACGCAGCTACCGCGCCGAGCTGGACCGCGCCACCGCCGAGCTCAACCGCGCGCGCACCCAGGCCCAGGTGAGCCGCAGCGAAGCCGACCGTGCCCGTCGTCTGTCCGACCAGCAGGCAATCTCCACCGAGACCTGGGAACAGCGTCGTGCCGTTTCCGAGCAGGCGCTGGCGCAGGTGCAGGCCGCGCAGGCGGCGGTGGATGCGGCGCGCTTGAACATGGAGTTCACCCAGGTGCGCGCCCCCATCAACGGTCGCGCCGGGCGCGCGATGGTGACCGCCGGCAACCTGGTCACCGCCGGCGACAGTGCCAGCGTGCTGACCACGCTGGTCTCGCTGGACAAGGTCCACGTCTACTTCGATGCCGATGAAGGCACCTTCCTGCGTTACGCACAGATGGCCCGCAAGGGCGAACGCCCGAGCGAGCGCGACAGCGAACTGCCGGTGAAGGTGGGCCTGTCCGGTGAGAATGGTTTCCCGCATGAAGGCAAGGTCGACTTCCTGGACAACCAGGTGACCCGCAGCACCGGCACCATCCGGGTCCGCGCGCTGCTGGACAACGCCGACCGCGCGTTCACTCCGGGCCTGTTCGCCCGCGTGCAGCTGCTGGGCAGTGGCCAGTTCCAGGCCATGCTGATCGATGAAAAGGCCGTGCTGACCGATCAGGACCGCAAGTTCGTCTATGTGGTCGACAAGGACAACAAGGCACAGCGCCGCGATATCGAACTCGGCCGCAATGCCGACGGCCTGCGTATCGTCGAGCAGGGCCTGAAGGCCGGTGACCGCGTGATCATCGATGGCGTGCAGAAAGTCTTCATGCCCGGCATGCCGGTCCAGGCCAAGGCCGTTGCGATGCAGCCGGTTGTCGCACCGGTAGCCGCGCCGGCTGTTGCAAAGAATTGA
- a CDS encoding SDR family oxidoreductase, with translation MNGTLAPEVLVLGGTGSVGQGIVAALLEAGSPVLVVGRDPGRLAALQEQFADEPGLEVLLGSLGDDGSARTVAERIGGRPRALAAVVDAMGGPYNRGRVTDRSGDALLQALQADVMPHVHAGRHLLPLLRGGAQARRYVLVGGPAGFKPWAGHGESSITMSATRMYAQVLHQEAQALGVRAQMLEVCDPVCTPANAAKACIEWPSALLVGRRVVSLLDNCTDNRAIVRCDARDAELPRGLLHLDRPPPMSRNTAGTA, from the coding sequence ATGAATGGGACATTGGCCCCCGAGGTGCTGGTGCTCGGTGGCACCGGCAGCGTGGGCCAGGGCATCGTGGCGGCCTTGCTGGAGGCCGGCAGCCCCGTGCTGGTGGTCGGCCGCGATCCCGGCCGGCTGGCGGCGCTGCAGGAGCAGTTCGCCGACGAGCCGGGCCTGGAAGTCCTGCTCGGTTCGCTGGGCGATGATGGCTCGGCGCGCACGGTGGCCGAGCGCATCGGCGGGCGCCCGCGCGCGCTGGCTGCGGTGGTGGATGCGATGGGCGGCCCGTACAACCGCGGGCGGGTGACCGACCGCAGCGGCGACGCGTTGCTGCAGGCGCTGCAGGCCGACGTGATGCCGCACGTGCACGCCGGCCGGCATCTGCTGCCGCTGCTGCGCGGCGGCGCGCAGGCGCGGCGCTACGTGCTGGTGGGCGGCCCGGCCGGCTTCAAGCCGTGGGCCGGGCATGGCGAGTCCTCCATCACCATGTCGGCCACGCGCATGTACGCGCAGGTGCTGCACCAGGAAGCCCAGGCCCTGGGCGTGCGTGCGCAGATGCTGGAAGTGTGCGATCCGGTGTGTACCCCGGCCAATGCGGCCAAGGCCTGCATCGAGTGGCCGAGCGCGCTGCTGGTCGGCCGCCGTGTTGTCTCGCTGCTCGACAACTGCACCGACAACCGCGCCATCGTCCGCTGCGATGCGCGCGATGCCGAACTGCCGCGCGGACTGCTGCACCTCGACCGCCCTCCACCGATGTCGCGCAACACGGCCGGCACGGCTTGA